The nucleotide sequence TCCGGGCCCTCCTGTCACCTCTCCTACCGTGGCACCTGGCAGGCAGGTTTGAGCTGTGCCAATGGGGTGGTTTTTCTGCTCAGGGTCAAGATAGCTAGCCGTGTGGTCAGCCATAAAACATTCAGCATAGGTAACATGCCCGTGTGGTCCTTGTAACTCATCGGCACAGCAGAGATGATGCAAGGTTATGTAGGGATGGCGCAGGACTGCTGCCAGGGTCTGCAGCCCTGATTTATCGGGGCAGGCCAAAGCGCTGGACTCCCAGATGCGGGGGcttccccagtgctcccacagGCTGCAAAAGGCACCTGTCGCATGTCCCTTCCAGAGGTCAActtgccccatccctgcccagggctcgcGCAACCGTACCAATGGAAACTGTTGTAACGCGCAGGCTTTCGTGGTGCTGGGCAGTGCCGTGTGCCAGGTGCTACGGAGCAGGGGTGGGAGGGCGGAGTGGGGATTTGAGGCCGAAGGAGAGCAGTGGGTTTGTGCCCAGGTAGCAGGGAAGGACTAGGGCCAGCTCTGCCCGGGATCCTGGCGGTCACCATCCAGCTCTCCTGCTGGCTGGAGGGTCCCCTCTGCACAGCTCCGTCTCAGGCTCTGCAGTCAGTGGGAGGTGTTGGCTCATGTCAGCTCTGTGCTTAATGTGGCTATATGGTCTGTGCGTCCGAGGCGGTtcagctgctcccagctctgctcacaCCGAGCACCGGGGCCATCACAGCCCGTGCCTGGGCAGATAAGCATTATGTGACTTCTCCAACCAAGGTCATGCCTCAGGAGCCTAGGATGGTGCAAGGAAAACAAGAGTCTCACTTATGAATGCTGGGTGACCCTTCCTCGCTCATGTTTCTGTCTGATGTTGACATGGCCCTCTTTTGCTCCCGTGTCTAAACAGGCAagccagctggagcaggggtctGCTGTGCATTCTGCTGCAACGGGCCAGGGGTGGCCCCCCACTCATCTGCAGGTCCCCGCTGCCGAGGGGGACAGGAAGCAGGGGGTGACCGTGGGAGATGATGGGAGAGGTGCGCTGTGCCTACTGCTCAGCCCTGGCTTGTCTCTGGAAGCCAAAGGTGATTTTTCTGGGTATAGGAGTGCTCTGAGAAAAGGTCTTACCTGGGGTTTTTAGCCTCTTTTGTCTCAGAGATGCGGAGAGTAGACTTATGGGTTGTGTCTTCTCTGCCTTGTGAGACATCCCAGTGTTTCTAGTGATGTCAGGAAATCTTCAAAGAAAATGGATGTGACCGGGCAGCGAAGGAATGGGGGCTTATAAATCCCATGGACAGCCCCAAGGCACTCTCACTCCCCCTTATTTCACTTGCTTTAATAGCCGAAACATTGCCCAGAGCTTTCCCTGAGGTGCTTTCACCTAGAAACCTAGTTAGCGCATTTTAATTACTGAGTCAATACAATTATAAGCCCTCCTAATAAAGCTTTTGGCGGTCTAGATTCAGTGTAATGACCCTCCGGAGGACCTGAGGTCACAGTGGGTAAGGGCACAGTCAAAAAGGGAGTTTTATTGTGCAGAAATCCCTCCAGCAGGTTGCTCTCTGGTGCAGGCATGGCAGGCAGGTGAGAGGGACCCAAAAAGGCCGCAGCAGTGTTTGCCGAACACACCTCTGCATCTGAGCATCCATTCTGTTTCCCATGGAATGACCGACTCTGCCCCACCAATCCCCCTGAAAATAAGGAATGGAGGAAGAATAGAGTAAGAAACAgcaagaaatgaagaaatggcTTTGTAGCAGTTTCTAAGTGGAGGAAAATGATGCACGGGGGGTTCACCATCCTTCTCCTGGCCCCTGTTTGCACTCCTTGCAGGACGCTTTGAGCGACGTGACTGTCCACTCACATACAGAGCTGAGAAGGATCCCTATTCCCCCTGTGGGACTCGACCCTGCCAGGTCGCTGTGGTGGGTGTGAGGGAGAGAGCGGTAGCAAGGACCTCTCGGGTGAACCTAGCACTGGTAAATGCTAACAGATGAATAGCTCTTTCTTTGCGGAGGGAAATATACATTTCCTTTGCCaaggtattttttgtttcttgaaaaaAAGAGCCTGTCTCCTGCTGtaaaggggagggggaacataGCAGAGTTTATTTTAAGGTACATCTGGATTTCATCAGCAACAAATGCCATGAACTCCGAGAGTGAGGCAAGGAGCCCCCGGCCCCctggttttccttcctctctcccccttgcctttccctggcacagctttacAGGTCCCGGAGGGTTCAGGGgatcggggcgggggggggggggctggaaCAGCCGTGTCCTGCAGAGCCTCACTGAGACAGCAGATAGTCGTTTAAAGGAAGCATTGCATGTTGTCGGAGTTGAATCAGCGAGAAAAAACAGCCCACCCCGCTGTCAGAGTCCAACCTCAGCCCCAGCGCGGCAGAGAGCCCGCTGCTGCTGCGGGAAGAAGGGCCGCACGTGCAGCTCGCTCCCGGAGCGAGCACATGAAGGCGTGTGTCCAGCAGGCAGGTccctgagcagggctggcaaCTTGCTTTTGCTCCAACTCACCTGGGCAGCGAGCGCGCACAGCTCGCCTAGGAGAGCAGGCCTTTGTTGTGAGGCCGTAGGATGCAGGGGGCTTTCAAAGAGGTCTGGTCtctgcaggacctgcctttGAACGAAAGGTCTCAGGAGATGGGGCCTCCGAGCCCTCCCGCCCTCCTCAAGGCCACCACACATCACGTTTATGGGATCCGGAGTCTGCCAAGAGAGCGGAAACCCAAGGAGTGCTCCTGTCCGGTGTGGACAGGGAGCCTGGCACAGCTGAGAGGTGTCCCTACTCCACAGTGCCCATCCTTTGGGAAGTTCTGCAAGGCACTGCTCTGAGCAGTCAGCGAGGCATTGAGCTGTGGGTCTCCTAGCTTTGACGCAAACAATTGGCAGCCTTTTTTGCCAGGGAGCCAAACCTCTCAACAGGGCATAAACTGAGCTCCACAGGTCACtaatcctttcctttccccagtcTGTGCTCTCAAGCCAGGAACCCCTGGCTTGAAATCCGGAGCAGTAATTGTTTCCTACAGCTCTCGCATCTTGCCACTCACAGAGCTCCAGCAAAGCTCCTTGTTGTTGCCACAAGGGCGAGGGGTCCCCCAAGACAGCcgaggaagggaaaggagacaGGCCAAACGGGCGGTGAATGCGGGCAGGGACCGAGGCGCTGGCTAACCAGGGTGATGGCTGGGACGGGACAAACCCCATGTCTGTCGGTACCTGTTGCTGCTGGCCGGCAGCAGCCTGTGGCATGACAACGCTTTGGGCTTACCTGGACTCGCTCAGGCTCTGTCTGTATAAGAAGGTCCGAAGCCTGTGCTCTGTGCCATGGCTGTCAAGGTTCTTTGGTGACAACCCCGACCTTTGGGCTGGGCCTTGTTAGCTGGACTCGGGGTGGGGCGAGCAGGAAGGTCTGTGTCTCAGGTTTAATAGCCAGATTAGTGAAAAAGAGTAATGTGGGCTCTGACATGGCTGGCAGAGAGGGTAACGCAGAGATGCAcatcccagccccatggctcAGCTCCCCCAGGACCCCGAGGGGGTTGCCGCACCTCTCTGCCCCACTGCATGGTCTCAGAGCAAGGGCCATTGCATCGCTCATCGCTTTGTCCCGCCTCTAGGTGCTTCCAGTCAGCTGAATGACAGACAAGCTGGGAAGAATTCTTACGTAAACTAGGGCAAAATAAGGAGCAGCCGGCAGTGTGAGCCCGGCAAGGTCACACTGTGCCACATATTGCGTTCAAGAAGCCACGGCCCCGTCCCCCCGGTCCGTGTCTGGCACCTGCCCGGCAGGATGTGTGGGCAAGAGCCAGGCCAGAGGGATTTCAGCGTGGCACCACCCCGACGATGCCGCCTGCCACCGTGACAATGCGGCATGCCATGGGCGCTTTGCAAGAGCGTGTCCCTGATTAGCTGCTCAAATCCCAAGCAAACAGGCTACTTCCCATGAAAGAGGTAGCTGGCCCTCCTGCGCCCACCTCCACCCTACAGGAGGGTGCAGATGTGTAATAAGAAGTAGGTGTCTAAAGAAGTCTGAGCTCTACGGCTGAGCTGGACCAGTCGTTACTGTGCTTTGTGATGACTTTTTGCCTGAGCAGTCCCTTTGTGTCACTGTTCCATGTGTCTCCCCATCTTTGTGTGTAACACATCCTCTTGTGCTGACTCCAGCTGTCCATCTGTCCTTCTCAGCACACCGGCTGGCTCACAACTCAAGCGATCGGGTCTCCTAACGCCAACTGGCTTCAGCGGCCGTGCCATTCTTTTGGCCGAGGGGCCCGGCATGCAGGCGAGAGACGCGGTGCTCCAGGGACCAGCACTCAGCTCAGCTCACCCAGTGCCACGGGATGGTGCTGAGGTCTTCCTCAGCCATGCTGGAAGGCTTTAGAGATGCGGCTAGTTTGGGAAATCTCCAAACCCTTCAGCTCCTGAGCCATGCCTCACAGTTGCTGTGGGGGACTGGGCTTAGCTCCAGCCAGGTCAGGCGTTtggaagagagggagaggcGCTCGTGTCAGTTGTTGGTCCAGGTGCCCTGGCTGCAGGTCTCAGTTTCAGAGGTCTCAGTCCACCTCTGCCTTCTTCACGTCTAACCACAAAACCACATGCAGTGGGAGAGGCCTCCTGAGACAGAGGTTGGTGCATCCCAGCACCCCATCCATGCCACCGGCCCGTTAAACACCAGCCCCTTTGGTGCGGCTTAACCAGGTCATGCCCATAAGTGGGTGACCAGGGTCTTCTTGTTTCCTGGGGCACCAGGGTTTAAAGGGGAATGAGGGGAGCCATGGGGTAGGGGAGCATGAATCTGGGGCGACAGGACACAGCAGAGTCTGAAGTGGTGGGCATGTGCTCGAGGCCACTTCAGGGCCCCTGGGGTTGGTGACAGCCGGACACAGGGCTGTGTAGTGTGGTCAGGTGCCTCCGGGAAAGAGGGGATGGAGGGCGAGGGCTGTTTTGTGGCATGCTGAATAAGCCTGTGTGACAGGCAAGCCGGGTAGGTGGCAATTCAAGGACTGCTGCAGGGCAGTCTTGCTGGGCACCATAGCTTTTTGTCCATTTCATGGAATTGTCCTTGGCATTCCACTGTGCCACCCCACACGTGTCCGCCTGCACAGCTGGCATGGcgaagctgctgctgcctctgggccCATGCTTTTGGGGCaatgggggggaggaggaggaggaaggccaTCTGCACAGGTACCACTTCTGCTGCGGGCATGCTGTGAGCAACACCTCCACCTTGTGGTAACAGCAGCATCAGGATCTGAAATGCAGAATTGTGTCTCTCCGCAGCATGGTGCCCCAAGGCTGCAGGGGAAGACGTGTCCCACGCCATGACCAGGAGGTCCTGATCTCCCTGGTCTCAGGTGCCATAGACACCTCCCTCTGTCTGGTGGAGATGCAAGGTGTCCAAACCATGCTTGAGTAGAACGGCTGCAGGAGGCTATAGGGTGTGCTCACACCAGGGTTGATGCCATTTCATTTGTTGGACTTGCCCACAAGGTGCCAGCCACCAAGGGTCCCTGTTTGCCCTGTGGCTCCTGGGATGGGGAACACACCCCCGCCTGCTCTCTGGGGTTTTGGTGGGTCAGGGCAAGACATTGCCGTGGCTGGGCTTGGCATGGGCAGAGCAGAGGTAGCCTTCACTCACCCAGGCTAAGGAAAGCGGCTCTCGGGATACCCCGGCACCATGTGCAGCCAGAGGACTGTCGGCTCTTTTCTCCATGCCAGCTTGTAGGGAGGAACATGTGTGGGCTCGTCCCTGTTTCCATCCCCTGAGAAATGTCCATTGCAGTTCCTTGCCGGGAGTATATGACCGTGTACTGTGTGTCCTGAGCTGTCAGAACTGAGTGGTTGCCCCTTACGAGGGGCAGGTGCAGGGAAGCACCATTAAATGTAAAAGTACTGGAGACTGCCCTCGGTTGTAATGGTGCCAGGGTACAGATTTGCTGCCTTCCCAGCTGGGGCTCGGGGTGGGCGTGCGCACCAGGTGGGAGACAGGCTGTACAATGAGAAACGCTCTGGGGAGGTGATGAAAGAAGGGGAGCAGAGAAATCGAGGTGCCCAAGACGTTAGTGTGTGCCTGTGAGAGTGGCACGGAGTCGCGTGTGTTTGGCTGCATGAGTGCCAGCGCGCGCCGGCCGCCGGCCGCGGAgcaggcgaggaggaggaggaacgcGCCCTTCGCAGCGCACGTAGAGGCCGGACAGTGACTTGCAGTAAAAACAAGGGGCATCGGGGTGACCATGCTGACCCTCCCACCCAGGCACATGGCCAGTCCCCAGGGTTTTCCCACGGGTGCTTTTTGAGGGGCCAGGTACAGGCAGGTTGCCCGTGCGAGGTGAGGTGCAGGGGtcagcagcccccagggcatCTTACATCTCAGCCCATGGAGCCAGGCGGGGTGATGACTCTTCTGGGCTCATGCTGCCCACCGGCTCCGATGCGGCCAGGTTTGGCTCTTGGCTGCCTTGCATGATCCAAGTGACTGCCCCGAGCTGGACATGTGCCCGAACCCCCCGGCTGTTACACCCAACAGTTTCGGGCACGTGGGGTTTAGGTGTCGGCGAGGCCATCACCGTGCACTAAGCTCAgtgaaggaggagagaggcgGTGATAAGGCTTGGGATTCTTCCCAAGGGTCTAATGTTAGGGGCCCCTGGTTAGCTCAGTGGTTCGCTGAGGTCATCAGTGTTGTCATTGTGTTTGATCTGGGCCTTGCCTTGACCCTTGGCAGTTCTCTGTGCTCCAGGTTAATCAGCAAACGGAggtcagggctcctctgcatGTAGGGGAGACCGCATTGTCACAGGGAGGCAAAGGCAGAGCATGGCCGGGGTgggggtctgtgctggcagGAGAATCGGACCCCAGGGCAGTCAGCATCAGAGGTCCCACTGGCATCACCTCGCAGGACAGACATCTTTCATGCTTGTTGGGTGCTGTGCGGTGTAGCAGCGTCACCGCGAGCTGTACCCCACAAAGGGAATAGCCGagatggggtggggagaggagggtcTGTCGCCATGGCGAGGGACCCCCAAGAGGGGCCTCCGTCCCCGGTACGGGTGGCACAGCTCCGGTGACCCTCGAGGTCCCTGTGCACTCAAGCGCCTGTTTCCCTGAGACGAGAAGCACTGTATGGGCAGAccaggggaagggaaagcacTGGCCAGCGCTTTGGGGGAAGGTACTAATCTGCACGATCGGGGAGCAGAGAAAAGGATGGGAATCAGCTGGCTCTGTCAGTGTCCAGAGCAGTAAATTCCTGCACTCTGCAGGTTTTTGTGTTACAATAAACCTGGCAGGGGCTCGTTAGGCATGGGAGCCTGGCTTTACCATACCTGGGAACAGACAGGCATGTTACACTCCGACACTGTGCACGTGCCAAGGGTGAACGGCCCCTGGTGAagttccagcctgtccttgCAGCTTTGTGTGGGTCCTAGATGTATTTGCAGGGGAcaaggagagaagagggggcgCAAGGGCCAAGGCTGCCACCATGGCCTACAGGAATGGCACGGTGAGTCCCCAGGGTGGCGTCGGGCACCGCTGGGGTGACGTCCCTTTTCTGCCGGACGGTGGCAGGTGCGCGCGGGGCGGCTGTGGAGAATTGCCCCGCTGCTGCGTGGTTGGGTCTGGCTGTTCGCACAGCAGGCAGGCTGGCGCAACGTGGCAGCTGCACTAATCAGAAACCCACGAGCATCTCTTAAAGGTGTCTGGCAGGAGCACAGTAGGCAGCAGCGAGCATCAGGTTTGTCAGGAAGGGTACCACCGTTGGCATCCCGCCTTGGGCTGGGAGGTGGAGAGCTGGGCACTGTCACCGTGCAGGGATGTGGCTATGCGTCAGGAGTCCCAGGGGGGCAGAGGCGGCTCTGGCCGCACCGTGAACGGCACCACCGAGCACGGTATCTTCAGTGTGCCGCGCGGTTCCCAGCGGGCGGCCAGGCAGCCCCGTGTTCCCTGTGTGCTTCTCACCCAGGTGGGGCCAGGACCTCGTCCCCTCTGAGCCACGTGGGGTGAGAAGCAATGGGGGGGTGTCGGTGGGCCCCCCGAGGCTCTCAGTGTGGAGGCGTTGAGTCCTCACAGCCGACCCACAGGAGGAGAAGCTGGGGGCTGGCAGTCGGTGatattttccctctcccctAGCAGGCTCTGCACGGTGTCGGGAGCCAGGGCAAAAGGGACCAACCAGCAGCCAAGTTGGTAAGTGAGATTTATTGAGTGCGGGTCAGACCCAAAGGCAGAGCGACTGGGTTTCAGCAGGAAACACACCAGATGTTAAGGGGGAAAACTGGCCACGAACCCGCGAGTGCCCGCTCCTCCACCCTGGTCCCCCCCCCTCCTCATAATGTTCTCAGGGAGCTTGAGGCACCCATGGGACTCAGGGTGCATCTTTGTTTTACAGGCATGCTGTTTCCAGGACGCATCCCACCAGCGCCTTGCCGGACATCCCCAGGCAAGAGGAAGGAGGACAGCACGTCGAGCAGTGAGGAGGCCACCACGTCTCGAGGCTGAGCCCTTGCCATGCCGAGGAGCCACTGCGGGGGGCCCACGCTGTCTCCAAAAGGTAGGCATTTGCggcttttttcattaaatacagcttagaaaaaaacagcattGTCAGCCTGTTGACTTGACTTATCCCAATGGACTTGGCAACAGCAAATCGGTGACGACGGTGCTCAGCACAGATGGATGGAAACCCTGCCACGAGCCATGTTATTGTTCTACTTGCGCCACATTATCATTCTGTTTGTGCCATGTTATTGTTCTTTTtgtaaagcagcagcacagtatTAAGCAGCGCAGGGACCTTAGCAGAGATCCAAAGTCAGCTGGGAGGGGGAACAATAGGGGGTGACCAGGGCAGGTCTGTGCTGTAGAGCAAGGCTGTAACTCACCGGCGAGGCTGGACAccgctgtttcaggagcagggGTGGGCCGGAGCACTTGCCAAAAACTGCCCTGCACTGGGCGCGCCATCGGGGGATGGGGGCTCTTTGCCTGTAGGAAAATAGTCTTGAGAGGCCAGGGAGGAATGGGACGAGATCCGTCTGGGGAATCTCGTCCCAGCGAGGGGCCGGGCCAGGGGGAATTCTACTCAGTCTTGGCAGCCGGGGAGCCGTTGGGTGCCCCCAGGCCTTTCTCTCGGAGCTTGCGCAAGTAGTCGTGGGGTCCTTTGCCCTCGAAGGCTGTGGGGCTCTTGTAGGAGCCGCCAATCTTGTCCCAGAGGGTGAAGTATTGCCCGTAGTTGTAGTCGAAGTACAAGTGGTGGTCAGTATGGTGGGCCGATCCGTTGATGATGTGTTGCAGGAAGCGGGGGACGCGGTAGTCGCCATCATGAATGGAGATGGTCCAGACGTTGACAAAGATGTAGAGGCCCAAGTAGGTGATTTTGTGcaggggaaagaggaaggggtAGATGTGGTAGGGCAGGCTCTGCATGAAGCCGTCGACGGGGTGGAAGGCATGGCTGGCGAAGGGTGTCGCGATTTTCCAGAGGTGGTGGGGCTTGTGGAAGCGCTGCAGGGAGAAGGTGCACCGTCGGTCCCCAAGGTGGGCACGGATACAGGGCACACACTGGCTGGTCCCTTTTAGGGGGTCCCCTGGCTGGGGACAGACTTGATGGACTTGCTGCCCAGGAGCCGAGGGGGCTGAGGGCCAGGGGCCATTGCCTCCCATAGTGCGGGAGAGGGATGCATGCCCTAAAGGGCTCTCAGCTTCCGTCACGTTGTGGACCAAGGTGACAGGATGCCTCATTCGGCCATGCCGAGCCTGACGCTCCCCCTGGGGTGCATGCTCCCCCGGACGAGCAGCTCGGCTGCAGCCCCGGCACGGGGCAGGGGCCCTCTCCCGGAGCTCCCCGTCCCACCTCGTACCTTATAGAACAGTTTGTGGTGGAGACCGCGGTGTATCCAGTAGATGCCCATGTCAgtgaagaagaggaaggagagcaTGCTGAGGAAGACGCCTGACCAGCCTGGGGGAACAGGGATGTTAGGTTTGGTGCCcacaggcagccagggctggcgAGGAACCAGGGGCAACAGGGGCCGGAGAGGCACATGTGAGCTGCGGCAGGGTCTGTCCCATCAAGGTGTGGTGAGAGGGTTGGACAGTCTCCCGTTACTTGAGGAAAGCGAGTCAGGCACCGGTTTGTTGGGACCCATGcccagggaagagaaggccttgttttgtggaggggagagggcatcGAGCAGGCTGTCATGTCCCATCTCCAAGCCGGGGTGGGTGGGCACCTTCTCCTATCAGCCTAAAGGGAACCTGGGACTATGTCTAGAAGAGACCAGCTCAAGGCAGGAGGTACCTGGGTAGATTTTGCGGGGCTCGTATGAGGTGCGCTGCTTTCAGGAGAAATGGGGGTGTGCCGCCTGCCCTGGGCGGGGGCCGAGGGAGGTGACCTGGGTGGTGGGGAAAAGGCACCAGCCtgtcgggggggctgtgggggaaTGGCTTACCGTATGGGGAGTCCTCGATGTTGTCATAGAGCTTGCTGTAGCCCCGCACCTCGGCGAAGAACAGGGCGACGGTGGGCACGCTGATCCAGGGGAGGGAGCGCAATGCGTAGGTGATCTCCCGGCGCACCTGATTCTGGGGGTGGCAGCAGGAGAGAGGGGTCAGGGGGAGAGGGTGTACCAGGATCCAGGCAGAGACGTGGGAGCCCCAACACCCTGACCCCTTGCAAGGCTGGTGCCTTGGTTGCCAGTTGGCCTTTGGCACGGGCCCGTTGACGCAATGCCCGTACCGTGGCGTGGGACATGGCGCGCTGCCCACCGGGGAGAGCCGTGCTCggggcaggacagggctggcGCTGGGTGCTGGGTCTAGTACCTTGTGCGAGTGGTACTTGTTTCTGGTCAGGGATGACCGGGGGCCTGCGTGGGTGGGTGCCGGAGGGCTGAGGGGGCCAGGTGCCGGCATCAGTTGGGCAGCCATTGGCTCACAAAAGCGGGGTGCGGAGGTGGGCACTCGTCTGTGTGTGTTGGCGGCTGGCTGTGAGCCGCCACACGCGTCAGCAATGGTTGCCGCAGCGAAGGGAGCTCATGCTGCCATCACTTGGGGAGCCACGTGTGCCGGggagggcagggtgctggggtgggtgcGGTCGGTTTGGATGCATGCGGGAACAAGGTGCTTTCGGAGCGGCTGGCGACCCCTGGGCTGCCACCGCACCTGGAGCAAGGAGGCTGGTGGCAGCCAAAGGTGGAGAGCAGGACGTGACAGGTGTATCTGTAGGGCTGGGTGTTTAATGGGCTGGAGGATTGCCCAAGTCCTGAGTGAGAAGTCCTGGCTTTGGGAGGACTGGCCAGTCCGGTGTCTCTGCCGGGCCCTGCTGTCGGTGGTGGACTTGCCTCAGTGTCCTCAGGGAGGTTCTAGGGGGTCTGTTTGGTGGTGACAGGGCGGGTCCCATGGGTGGCATGCAGGCCAGGGGTTGGTACACGGGAGAAAATCACCCCTCGAGGCATCAGCAAGAGCAGATAACAAACAGGTAGTGGGGACAACCCATGCTGTGGCATCAGCACGTGTCATTTGCAacagcctgcagctggagggTGGCGAGGGGGACGCCGGCGGCGCGCGGTGTGGGCAAAGGGGCACACAGTGCAGCGCcacggggtgctgggggagcggCGCGGGGTACACCCACCCACCTCTAGGAACTGAGGATGCTTCTTGAGTTCGTGGTCAAAGATGAAGTAGTAGCTGAGGGTGCCGAAGAGCAGGTAGAGGGTGAGCGCCCCCAGGTTGGTGATGACGAAGAGGCTGAGGAGCT is from Phalacrocorax carbo chromosome 21, bPhaCar2.1, whole genome shotgun sequence and encodes:
- the SC5D gene encoding lathosterol oxidase isoform X1 encodes the protein MQKRGIPPPPPPPPRDILHGATMDLVLDAADRHLLTPYVYPAGWPEGEPCRQLLSLFVITNLGALTLYLLFGTLSYYFIFDHELKKHPQFLENQVRREITYALRSLPWISVPTVALFFAEVRGYSKLYDNIEDSPYGWSGVFLSMLSFLFFTDMGIYWIHRGLHHKLFYKRFHKPHHLWKIATPFASHAFHPVDGFMQSLPYHIYPFLFPLHKITYLGLYIFVNVWTISIHDGDYRVPRFLQHIINGSAHHTDHHLYFDYNYGQYFTLWDKIGGSYKSPTAFEGKGPHDYLRKLREKGLGAPNGSPAAKTE
- the SC5D gene encoding lathosterol oxidase isoform X2, whose product is MDLVLDAADRHLLTPYVYPAGWPEGEPCRQLLSLFVITNLGALTLYLLFGTLSYYFIFDHELKKHPQFLENQVRREITYALRSLPWISVPTVALFFAEVRGYSKLYDNIEDSPYGWSGVFLSMLSFLFFTDMGIYWIHRGLHHKLFYKRFHKPHHLWKIATPFASHAFHPVDGFMQSLPYHIYPFLFPLHKITYLGLYIFVNVWTISIHDGDYRVPRFLQHIINGSAHHTDHHLYFDYNYGQYFTLWDKIGGSYKSPTAFEGKGPHDYLRKLREKGLGAPNGSPAAKTE